A stretch of Paludisphaera borealis DNA encodes these proteins:
- a CDS encoding deoxyribonuclease IV yields MPRPRKSTSPTSKPALKLGAHMSIAGGYDRAVRAAHAFGFETVQLFTKNNNQWNAPPLTDAQTDAFRQALEETGVVDPVAHTSYLINMASPDDTLWKRSIDAMVVEVGRCARLGIADLVVHPGAHVGSGEAAGLKRVAEALDRVAEATAESAVTIDLETTAGQGSCLGHRFEHLQAILEMVADRSRLGVCVDTCHIFAAGYSLDTRERYDETVNDLDRTVGLGLVRVWHLNDSLREHASRVDRHAGIGAGRIGLEPFRFLVNDARFRSLPMILETPKGIEEGEELDARNQRALRQLVEP; encoded by the coding sequence ATGCCTCGTCCCCGAAAATCAACGTCTCCAACGTCCAAGCCCGCCTTGAAGTTGGGCGCGCACATGTCCATCGCCGGAGGATACGACCGGGCGGTCCGAGCGGCCCACGCGTTCGGCTTCGAAACCGTCCAGTTGTTTACAAAAAACAACAATCAATGGAACGCGCCCCCCTTGACCGACGCGCAGACCGACGCGTTTCGCCAGGCGCTCGAAGAGACGGGGGTCGTTGATCCGGTGGCGCACACGTCGTACCTGATCAACATGGCGAGCCCCGACGACACGCTATGGAAGCGGTCGATCGACGCGATGGTGGTGGAAGTCGGGCGCTGCGCCCGGCTCGGGATCGCCGACCTGGTGGTGCATCCCGGGGCCCATGTGGGATCGGGCGAGGCCGCCGGGTTGAAGCGCGTGGCGGAGGCTCTCGACCGGGTGGCCGAGGCGACGGCCGAGTCCGCCGTGACGATCGACCTGGAGACGACGGCCGGGCAGGGGAGCTGCCTGGGACATCGGTTCGAGCATCTCCAGGCGATCCTGGAGATGGTCGCCGATCGGAGCCGGCTGGGCGTCTGCGTGGACACCTGCCACATTTTCGCGGCGGGCTATTCTCTCGACACCCGGGAACGGTACGATGAGACGGTGAACGATCTCGACCGGACCGTCGGGCTGGGATTGGTTCGAGTCTGGCATCTCAACGACAGCCTTCGCGAGCATGCCAGCCGGGTCGACCGCCACGCGGGCATCGGCGCGGGCCGCATCGGCCTCGAACCATTTCGATTCCTGGTGAACGACGCCCGATTCCGGTCCCTGCCAATGATACTGGAAACCCCCAAGGGGATCGAAGAGGGCGAGGAACTCGACGCCCGCAACCAGAGAGCCCTGCGGCAACTCGTCGAGCCCTGA
- the ppk1 gene encoding polyphosphate kinase 1, producing the protein MGKSKNSSNGPSNTAPTPTTTTAVDESSLFINRELSWLDFNERVLEEARDPSNPLLDRLKFLAICSSNQDEFFEVRVAGLQAQLYESLEPQDPPPDGMGPLAQLLEISRRAHDFVSRLNDVWLYEVRPELEEHGIRICSPDDLNPSQNAFLDDYFENQVYPVLTPLAIDPAHPFPHVHNKSLNLLLRIEAIHHHGRQLYAVLQVPSVISRLVQLPDESNGRKQFVLLEDVIGPRLDALFGGYRTVERVAFRATRNSDLSIQENEVKSSLLSTIEETLRQRKWGAPVRLEISERADSDFLVQLLSASALELEERDVYKVTGPVDLTVLAGLYKLEGFRDLREPSYEPKTPPAFTGRKSVFRAIREQDFLVHHPYESFGTVVQLIEEASEDPQVLAIKMTLYRTADSNPIITALARAAENGKQVTALVELQARLDEENNIDKARMLQKAGVHVVYGIVGLKTHCKAALVVRREHDGIRRYVHLGTGNYNHTTARFYTDLSYFTCRPEIGEDASALFNLLTGYSQGNTWNKLVVAPMNLADRLSVLIQREAEHAQAGLPARIIAKMNSLVDPRIITLLYEASQAGVKIDLIVRGICCLRPGVPGVSDNITVRSIVDKYLEHSRIAYFANGDDPQVFLSSADWMPRNFRRRVELMFPIEDPPLRTRIIDEILAIALADNIKARILQPDGTYKRIQPQPGEPIVRSQVEFQNLAREHDKALPMAHAVATADRPLRASEP; encoded by the coding sequence GTGGGCAAGTCGAAGAATTCATCCAACGGCCCCTCGAACACCGCGCCCACTCCGACGACGACGACGGCGGTGGACGAGTCGAGTTTGTTCATCAACCGCGAGCTGAGCTGGCTCGATTTCAACGAGCGCGTCCTGGAGGAAGCCCGCGACCCCTCCAACCCGCTGCTCGATCGGCTCAAGTTCCTGGCCATCTGCTCGTCGAACCAGGATGAATTCTTCGAGGTTCGCGTCGCCGGGCTCCAGGCGCAGCTTTACGAGAGCCTGGAGCCTCAGGACCCGCCTCCCGACGGCATGGGGCCGCTGGCCCAATTGCTCGAAATCTCGCGCCGGGCGCACGACTTCGTGTCGCGGTTGAACGACGTCTGGCTCTACGAGGTCCGGCCCGAACTGGAAGAGCACGGCATCCGCATCTGCTCCCCCGACGACTTGAACCCGAGCCAGAACGCGTTCCTCGACGACTACTTCGAGAACCAGGTCTACCCGGTGCTGACGCCGCTGGCCATCGACCCGGCGCACCCGTTTCCGCACGTTCACAACAAGAGCCTGAACCTGCTCCTGCGGATCGAGGCGATCCACCACCACGGCCGACAGCTCTACGCGGTGCTCCAGGTGCCCTCGGTCATCAGCCGGCTGGTCCAGCTCCCCGATGAGAGCAACGGCCGCAAGCAGTTCGTGCTCCTCGAAGACGTGATCGGCCCCCGCCTCGACGCCCTTTTCGGCGGCTACCGGACCGTCGAGCGCGTGGCCTTCCGCGCGACCCGGAACAGCGACCTCTCGATCCAGGAGAACGAGGTCAAGAGCAGCCTGCTGTCGACGATCGAGGAGACGCTCCGCCAGCGCAAGTGGGGCGCCCCGGTCCGGCTCGAAATCTCGGAGCGGGCCGACAGCGATTTCCTCGTGCAGTTGCTGTCCGCCTCGGCTCTCGAACTCGAAGAACGCGACGTCTACAAGGTGACGGGGCCCGTCGACCTGACGGTGCTGGCGGGGCTCTACAAGCTGGAGGGCTTCCGCGACCTCCGCGAGCCGTCGTACGAGCCCAAGACGCCCCCCGCGTTCACGGGCCGCAAGAGCGTCTTCCGGGCGATCCGCGAGCAGGATTTCCTGGTCCATCACCCCTACGAATCGTTCGGCACCGTGGTCCAGCTCATCGAGGAAGCCAGCGAAGACCCGCAAGTGCTGGCCATCAAGATGACCCTCTACCGCACGGCCGACTCGAATCCGATCATCACCGCGCTGGCCCGCGCCGCCGAGAACGGCAAGCAGGTGACGGCCCTGGTCGAGCTTCAGGCCCGGCTCGATGAAGAGAACAACATCGACAAGGCGCGGATGCTCCAGAAGGCGGGCGTCCACGTCGTGTACGGGATCGTCGGCCTCAAGACCCACTGCAAGGCCGCGCTCGTGGTGCGTCGCGAACACGACGGCATCCGCCGCTACGTCCACCTCGGCACCGGCAATTACAACCACACCACGGCGCGGTTCTACACCGACCTGAGCTACTTCACCTGCCGGCCGGAGATCGGCGAGGACGCCAGCGCCCTCTTCAACCTTTTGACCGGCTATTCCCAGGGCAACACCTGGAACAAGCTCGTCGTGGCCCCGATGAACCTCGCCGATCGACTCTCCGTTCTGATCCAGCGCGAGGCCGAACACGCGCAGGCCGGCCTTCCGGCCCGGATCATCGCCAAGATGAACTCGCTGGTCGACCCGAGGATCATCACCCTGCTTTACGAAGCTTCCCAGGCGGGCGTCAAAATCGACCTGATCGTGCGAGGCATCTGCTGCCTGAGGCCGGGCGTCCCCGGCGTCTCCGACAACATCACGGTTCGCAGCATCGTCGACAAGTACCTCGAACACTCGCGCATCGCCTACTTCGCCAACGGCGACGACCCCCAGGTCTTCCTCTCGTCGGCCGACTGGATGCCGCGCAACTTCCGCCGCCGCGTCGAGCTGATGTTCCCCATCGAGGACCCGCCGCTCCGCACCCGGATCATCGACGAGATCCTGGCGATCGCCCTCGCCGACAATATCAAGGCCCGCATTCTTCAGCCCGACGGCACCTACAAGCGAATCCAGCCCCAGCCCGGCGAACCCATCGTCCGGTCGCAGGTGGAGTTCCAGAACCTGGCCCGCGAGCACGACAAGGCGCTCCCGATGGCCCACGCCGTCGCCACGGCCGACCGACCGCTCCGCGCCAGCGAGCCCTGA
- a CDS encoding glycosyltransferase family 87 protein — MAGLASRRTGVLVGIYALALSAWWWFATSLAPSIITSALAGRGSAVVVRCVAWYAGYRPLDAVLKNWKIAASAVVMGGICHLALVVAVGVWHRRHAPTRTVGQARFDRANSVLLIVLSLVFFLVTALAGGIHDYYFFEQIWEQIMLGRDPWFMVQGQRRIYPLNAYGPLFTVLAPLTLISPLAPKLACALTFWLFAAWLVKDFAVGRHLPAWAGTALLLWLASPYVWVEIALFGHFDVLVGLLCIGAVEARTRGDDYASAAWISAGTLLKYFPGVLVPFLMLDGQRIRVRFLVTTLILGALGMGTACLIWGPSALRPLTFAVAREPTQLSIFRFLEGPHAPFDRDFFFFTMDELATPILLIALAWLWSWTRRRRFEMFASCVLAVSVTLALYKVGFAQYPMVLFVLGAYWIVRDHATLRRQAPLITVFCAYFAWLGYFDVLMSLDDLYWIMDWAALPSFVLGCLLAISIVRAAPPEPEPVVHEAAATAEPEAVG; from the coding sequence ATGGCGGGCCTCGCATCACGTCGAACCGGGGTTCTCGTCGGGATCTACGCCCTTGCGCTCTCCGCCTGGTGGTGGTTCGCCACGTCGCTCGCGCCATCGATCATCACCTCGGCGCTCGCGGGACGCGGTTCGGCCGTGGTCGTTCGTTGCGTCGCCTGGTACGCGGGCTATCGACCGCTCGACGCCGTGCTCAAGAACTGGAAGATCGCGGCCTCGGCCGTCGTCATGGGCGGAATCTGCCATCTCGCGCTGGTCGTGGCGGTAGGCGTCTGGCATCGCCGCCACGCGCCGACTCGAACCGTCGGCCAAGCCCGGTTCGATCGCGCGAATTCGGTTCTACTGATCGTTCTCAGCCTGGTGTTCTTCCTGGTCACGGCGTTGGCGGGGGGGATTCACGATTACTATTTCTTCGAGCAGATCTGGGAGCAGATCATGCTGGGGCGCGATCCCTGGTTCATGGTCCAGGGGCAGCGGCGCATCTATCCTCTGAACGCGTACGGACCGCTTTTCACGGTGCTCGCGCCGCTGACGCTGATCAGTCCGCTCGCCCCGAAGCTGGCGTGCGCGCTGACTTTCTGGCTGTTCGCGGCCTGGCTGGTCAAGGACTTCGCGGTTGGTCGTCATCTGCCTGCTTGGGCCGGAACGGCGTTGTTGCTCTGGCTGGCGAGTCCATACGTCTGGGTCGAGATCGCCCTCTTCGGCCACTTCGACGTTCTCGTGGGGCTGCTCTGCATCGGGGCCGTCGAGGCTCGGACGCGGGGCGACGACTACGCGAGCGCGGCGTGGATTTCGGCGGGGACGCTCCTCAAGTATTTCCCCGGGGTGCTCGTCCCGTTCCTGATGCTCGACGGCCAACGCATTCGCGTGCGATTCCTCGTGACGACCCTGATTCTCGGCGCTCTGGGGATGGGGACGGCCTGCCTGATCTGGGGACCGAGCGCGCTGCGGCCGCTGACGTTCGCCGTGGCTCGCGAACCGACGCAGTTGTCGATTTTTCGATTCCTGGAAGGACCTCACGCGCCATTCGACCGTGACTTTTTCTTCTTCACCATGGACGAACTTGCCACGCCGATCCTGCTGATCGCGCTCGCCTGGCTGTGGTCCTGGACGCGCCGACGGCGATTCGAGATGTTCGCCTCGTGCGTGCTCGCGGTCTCGGTGACTTTGGCGCTGTACAAGGTCGGATTCGCGCAGTATCCGATGGTGCTGTTCGTGCTCGGCGCATACTGGATCGTCCGCGATCACGCGACGCTTCGCCGTCAAGCCCCGCTGATCACCGTGTTCTGCGCGTACTTCGCCTGGCTGGGTTACTTCGACGTCCTGATGAGCTTGGACGATTTGTACTGGATAATGGATTGGGCGGCCCTGCCGAGTTTCGTGCTGGGCTGCCTGCTCGCGATCTCGATCGTTCGGGCCGCTCCGCCGGAGCCCGAGCCGGTCGTCCACGAAGCGGCGGCGACCGCCGAACCCGAGGCCGTGGGCTGA
- a CDS encoding RNA polymerase sigma factor, with protein sequence MDPVLATMKTTGEDERNWAEVAVLVQRSQDGDREAFGLLVEQFEPTVRAIALRRLGNPSEALELTQEVFLHVMRRIDQLREPERFAGWLRQVTVRMAINRATRRVAPATVETIVLEGAYEENDEPIDSLILRERAERLWGALGRLKTLDRDTLVAFYIRDLSLIEMADELDVPLGTIKRRLHTARKRLRVELESSVADASEWSERLSFDHDDAEELDYAGAGAGRGW encoded by the coding sequence GTGGATCCTGTGCTGGCCACGATGAAGACTACGGGGGAAGACGAACGGAACTGGGCTGAGGTCGCGGTTCTCGTCCAGCGCTCGCAGGACGGGGACCGCGAAGCGTTCGGTCTGCTCGTCGAGCAGTTCGAGCCCACGGTGCGAGCGATCGCGCTGCGGCGATTGGGAAACCCGAGCGAGGCGCTGGAACTGACCCAGGAGGTGTTCCTGCACGTGATGCGGCGGATCGACCAGCTTCGCGAGCCCGAGCGGTTCGCCGGCTGGCTGCGGCAGGTCACGGTCCGCATGGCCATCAACCGGGCCACGCGGCGAGTGGCCCCGGCCACGGTCGAGACCATCGTGCTCGAAGGCGCCTACGAGGAGAACGACGAGCCCATCGACTCCTTGATCCTCCGCGAACGGGCCGAGCGGCTCTGGGGGGCGCTCGGCCGGCTCAAGACGCTCGACCGCGACACCCTCGTCGCCTTTTACATCCGCGACCTGTCGCTGATCGAGATGGCCGACGAACTCGACGTCCCCCTGGGAACCATCAAGCGACGGCTCCACACCGCCCGCAAGCGGCTGCGGGTCGAGTTGGAATCGTCGGTCGCCGACGCGTCCGAGTGGTCCGAGCGACTGAGCTTCGACCACGACGACGCCGAGGAGCTGGACTACGCTGGAGCCGGAGCCGGCCGCGGCTGGTGA